The Pongo abelii isolate AG06213 chromosome 23, NHGRI_mPonAbe1-v2.0_pri, whole genome shotgun sequence genome includes a window with the following:
- the RNF215 gene encoding RING finger protein 215 isoform X3, giving the protein MGPAARPALRSPPPPPPPPPSPLLLLLPLLPLWLGLAGPGAAADGSEPAAGAGRGGARAVRVDVRLPRQDALVLEGVRIGSEADPAPLLGGRLLLMRRALFLGASALLLLILNHNVIRELDVSQLLLRPVIVLHYSSNVTKLLDALLQRTQVTAEITSGESLSANIEWKLTLWTTCGLSKDGYGGWQDLVCLGGSRAQEQKPLQQLWNAILLVAMLLCTGLVVQAQRQASRQSQRELGGQVDLFKRRVVRRLASLKTRRCRLSRAAPGLPDPGAETCAVCLDYFCNKQWLRVLPCKHEFHRDCVDPWLMLQQTCPLCKFNVLGEHQGRGPSAYSACSSPDASLPVLLPFPCREPLPR; this is encoded by the exons ATGGGCCCTGCCGCTCGCCCCGCGCTGAGatcgccgccgccgcctccgccgccgcccccgtcgccgctgctgctgctgctgcccctgcTGCCGCTGTGGCTGGGCCTGGCGGGGCCCGGGGCCGCGGCGGACGGCAGCGAGCCAGcggccggggcggggcggggcggagccCGCGCCGTGCGGGTGGACGTGAGACTGCCGCGCCAGGACGCTCTGGTCCTGGAGGGCGTCAGGATCGGCTCCGAAGCCGACCCGGCGCCCCTGCTGGGCGGTCGTCTGCTGCTG ATGCGGCGGGCCCTCTTCCTGGGAGCCTCTGCCCTGCTTCTCCTCATCCTGAACCACAACGTGATCCGAGAG CTGGACGTATCCCAGCTTCTGCTCAGGCCAGTGATCGTCCTCCATTATTCCTCCAACGTCACCAAGCTGTTGGATGCACTGCTGCA GAGGACCCAGGTCACAGCTGAGATCACCAGCGGAGAGTCCCTGTCTGCCAATATCGAGTGGAAACTGACCTTGTGGACCACCTGTGGCCTCTCCAAGGATGGCTATGGAGGATGGCAGGACTTGGTCTGCCTGGGAGGCAGTCGTGCCCAGGAGCAG AAGCCCCTGCAGCAGCTGTGGAACGCCATCCTGCTGGTGGCCATGCTCCTGTGCACAGGCCTCGTGGTCCAGGCCCAGCGGCAGGCGTCGCGGCAGAGCCAGCGGGAGCTCGGAGGCCAG GTGGACCTGTTTAAGCGCCGCGTGGTGCGGAGACTGGCATCCCTCAAGACACGGCGCTGCCGGCTGAGCAGGGCAGCGCCGGGCCTCCCGGATCCGGGTGCTGAGACCTGTGCCGTGTGCCTGGACTACTTCTGCAACAAGCAG TGGCTCCGGGTGCTGCCCTGTAAGCACGAGTTTCACCGAGACTGTGTGGACCCCTGGCTGATGCTCCAGCAGACCTGCCCGCTGTGCAAATTCAACGTCCTGGGTGAGCACCAGGGGCGGGGGCCCTCGGCCTACTCCGCCTGCTCCTCACCTGATGCCTCTCTCCCtgttcttcttcccttcccctgcaGGGAACCGCTACCCCGATGA
- the RNF215 gene encoding RING finger protein 215 isoform X2: protein MGPAARPALRSPPPPPPPPPSPLLLLLPLLPLWLGLAGPGAAADGSEPAAGAGRGGARAVRVDVRLPRQDALVLEGVRIGSEADPAPLLGGRLLLMDIVDAEQEAPVEGWIAVAYVGKEQAAQFHQENKGSGPQAYPKALVQQMRRALFLGASALLLLILNHNVIRELDVSQLLLRPVIVLHYSSNVTKLLDALLQRTQVTAEITSGESLSANIEWKLTLWTTCGLSKDGYGGWQDLVCLGGSRAQEQKPLQQLWNAILLVAMLLCTGLVVQAQRQASRQSQRELGGQVDLFKRRVVRRLASLKTRRCRLSRAAPGLPDPGAETCAVCLDYFCNKQWLRVLPCKHEFHRDCVDPWLMLQQTCPLCKFNVLGNRYPDD, encoded by the exons ATGGGCCCTGCCGCTCGCCCCGCGCTGAGatcgccgccgccgcctccgccgccgcccccgtcgccgctgctgctgctgctgcccctgcTGCCGCTGTGGCTGGGCCTGGCGGGGCCCGGGGCCGCGGCGGACGGCAGCGAGCCAGcggccggggcggggcggggcggagccCGCGCCGTGCGGGTGGACGTGAGACTGCCGCGCCAGGACGCTCTGGTCCTGGAGGGCGTCAGGATCGGCTCCGAAGCCGACCCGGCGCCCCTGCTGGGCGGTCGTCTGCTGCTG ATGGACATCGTGGATGCCGAGCAGGAGGCACCGGTGgaaggctggattgcagtggcatacGTGGGCAAGGAGCAGGCGGCCCAGTTCCACCAGGAGAATAAGGGCAGTGGCCCGCAGGCCTATCCCAAGGCCCTGGTCCAGCAG ATGCGGCGGGCCCTCTTCCTGGGAGCCTCTGCCCTGCTTCTCCTCATCCTGAACCACAACGTGATCCGAGAG CTGGACGTATCCCAGCTTCTGCTCAGGCCAGTGATCGTCCTCCATTATTCCTCCAACGTCACCAAGCTGTTGGATGCACTGCTGCA GAGGACCCAGGTCACAGCTGAGATCACCAGCGGAGAGTCCCTGTCTGCCAATATCGAGTGGAAACTGACCTTGTGGACCACCTGTGGCCTCTCCAAGGATGGCTATGGAGGATGGCAGGACTTGGTCTGCCTGGGAGGCAGTCGTGCCCAGGAGCAG AAGCCCCTGCAGCAGCTGTGGAACGCCATCCTGCTGGTGGCCATGCTCCTGTGCACAGGCCTCGTGGTCCAGGCCCAGCGGCAGGCGTCGCGGCAGAGCCAGCGGGAGCTCGGAGGCCAG GTGGACCTGTTTAAGCGCCGCGTGGTGCGGAGACTGGCATCCCTCAAGACACGGCGCTGCCGGCTGAGCAGGGCAGCGCCGGGCCTCCCGGATCCGGGTGCTGAGACCTGTGCCGTGTGCCTGGACTACTTCTGCAACAAGCAG TGGCTCCGGGTGCTGCCCTGTAAGCACGAGTTTCACCGAGACTGTGTGGACCCCTGGCTGATGCTCCAGCAGACCTGCCCGCTGTGCAAATTCAACGTCCTGG GGAACCGCTACCCCGATGATTAG
- the RNF215 gene encoding RING finger protein 215 isoform X1: MGPAARPALRSPPPPPPPPPSPLLLLLPLLPLWLGLAGPGAAADGSEPAAGAGRGGARAVRVDVRLPRQDALVLEGVRIGSEADPAPLLGGRLLLMDIVDAEQEAPVEGWIAVAYVGKEQAAQFHQENKGSGPQAYPKALVQQMRRALFLGASALLLLILNHNVIRELDVSQLLLRPVIVLHYSSNVTKLLDALLQRTQVTAEITSGESLSANIEWKLTLWTTCGLSKDGYGGWQDLVCLGGSRAQEQKPLQQLWNAILLVAMLLCTGLVVQAQRQASRQSQRELGGQVDLFKRRVVRRLASLKTRRCRLSRAAPGLPDPGAETCAVCLDYFCNKQWLRVLPCKHEFHRDCVDPWLMLQQTCPLCKFNVLGEHQGRGPSAYSACSSPDASLPVLLPFPCREPLPR, translated from the exons ATGGGCCCTGCCGCTCGCCCCGCGCTGAGatcgccgccgccgcctccgccgccgcccccgtcgccgctgctgctgctgctgcccctgcTGCCGCTGTGGCTGGGCCTGGCGGGGCCCGGGGCCGCGGCGGACGGCAGCGAGCCAGcggccggggcggggcggggcggagccCGCGCCGTGCGGGTGGACGTGAGACTGCCGCGCCAGGACGCTCTGGTCCTGGAGGGCGTCAGGATCGGCTCCGAAGCCGACCCGGCGCCCCTGCTGGGCGGTCGTCTGCTGCTG ATGGACATCGTGGATGCCGAGCAGGAGGCACCGGTGgaaggctggattgcagtggcatacGTGGGCAAGGAGCAGGCGGCCCAGTTCCACCAGGAGAATAAGGGCAGTGGCCCGCAGGCCTATCCCAAGGCCCTGGTCCAGCAG ATGCGGCGGGCCCTCTTCCTGGGAGCCTCTGCCCTGCTTCTCCTCATCCTGAACCACAACGTGATCCGAGAG CTGGACGTATCCCAGCTTCTGCTCAGGCCAGTGATCGTCCTCCATTATTCCTCCAACGTCACCAAGCTGTTGGATGCACTGCTGCA GAGGACCCAGGTCACAGCTGAGATCACCAGCGGAGAGTCCCTGTCTGCCAATATCGAGTGGAAACTGACCTTGTGGACCACCTGTGGCCTCTCCAAGGATGGCTATGGAGGATGGCAGGACTTGGTCTGCCTGGGAGGCAGTCGTGCCCAGGAGCAG AAGCCCCTGCAGCAGCTGTGGAACGCCATCCTGCTGGTGGCCATGCTCCTGTGCACAGGCCTCGTGGTCCAGGCCCAGCGGCAGGCGTCGCGGCAGAGCCAGCGGGAGCTCGGAGGCCAG GTGGACCTGTTTAAGCGCCGCGTGGTGCGGAGACTGGCATCCCTCAAGACACGGCGCTGCCGGCTGAGCAGGGCAGCGCCGGGCCTCCCGGATCCGGGTGCTGAGACCTGTGCCGTGTGCCTGGACTACTTCTGCAACAAGCAG TGGCTCCGGGTGCTGCCCTGTAAGCACGAGTTTCACCGAGACTGTGTGGACCCCTGGCTGATGCTCCAGCAGACCTGCCCGCTGTGCAAATTCAACGTCCTGGGTGAGCACCAGGGGCGGGGGCCCTCGGCCTACTCCGCCTGCTCCTCACCTGATGCCTCTCTCCCtgttcttcttcccttcccctgcaGGGAACCGCTACCCCGATGA